TGAGCATTGCCGAGCACTCCCAAAAGTGTTTTTAAAAATGAATCAGATGCCTGTTCGGTAATTTCCAGAGTGAGGTTGTTTCTGCCTCTAATCAAGGCAATGATTTTATACTCCGCTGCCATATTTACCGGCTGGATTGCAGAAGAGGGAACTTCTACAAATGTTTGTGTATGATCCGCTGTTTTCAGATAAGCCTCACGAACTTTCCGGAGTCTCCAGTAATAACTTGCTTTTGTAATGTCGTGTAGTTGACACCATTCATCGATTTTCATTCCTTGCGGACGGTTTTGGCAGTCCCTGACCATGTCAGCCCATTCGCTCAGACGGGTTTGCTGTGCAACTAAACTTGTATGAGATTTCATAACTCACCTCCTGTAGCAAAGTCAAAAAAGTTGAGTACTAAACTATTTGGACTTTGTAGTGATGAGTCTATTATCTCACATCGGATGATTTTGAACAGGTACTCGCTATTTTGCGTTTACGACTTTTAAGAGAAGGGGAGAGCCAATGCAAAGATGGTAGATATCGTTACACATACTACGAAAACGGAAAGCAGAAAGCAATCTACAGCTGGAAACTGGAAGCAAAGGACAAACTTCCGGTAGGTAAAAAGGATTGTGTCGCGCTGCGAATACAGATTGAAAATCTGCAAAAAAAACAGTTACTGTACGGAAGATATTCCGAAAGCAGTTATACGGTCCTGGATTTAGTAGAACGTTATATCAGATATTTGCTGTAGATAAAGATGCTAAGATTGCAATTGTCAGTGCAGATAAGGATTATCGGTCAGTACTAGATTATTGGACTCCAAGATTATCCGTGCCGAATCAGCTGGTTCGTTGCAAGACACTTGCTAAGGCAATTAGCCATGTGAATGGAGAAGGTGCAAGAAAGACCCTTGTAAATGAGAGAATGAAGATTCTTGACCTGCAGACAGAGTATGGTAGGTATGAGGAACGTAAGAGGATTGTAAACGAGATTACAGTGTTGTTCGCCGGGACAGATTATGAAGCATTGATTTCACAAATAGTCGACATGGTTATTTCAACTGACAAACCTAAAATCTTATATCTTACTTCTTTGAAGTCTTTTGGTAAAAAGGATGGCACAGAAGTGTATAGAAAAATAAAAAATTCCGCTATAAGTGTTTAGGAGGTCAGATGATGAGAAACTATGTAAAGATTGAGAAGAAATCATTATTGTATAATTACTATGCTTACATTGATATCGAGGATCTTCTTGCAGACAGTATCTTTATTCAAGAGAAACTTAGAGTGTTCTTTGGTAAAACCGGAAGGAAGCAGGACAGCCAATATGTAGTTGTACTGTGTAAGGTTTGGAAGTGGGACGCAGAGAAGTTTGTTCGTGCAATGGAGATATTTTATAATAAACTGTTGCTGCTTGGACATGGAGAGTGTGTGAATTTCTTTGAAGAACTTGGTATGAGAGAGTAGCATGTTGTATGGAATGCCCCGGCTTCGGCTGGGGCAGTTCTAAGTAGAAGAATAAAGAAGACGATATAATATATTACAAGTAGAAAAAGCAACCAACAGTTGCTTGCAGGGCAAGTGCTAGTTGGTAGATTTTTCTTCACGATTTATTATACTTAAATTAATAAATCAAGGAGGTATTGAAAATGGTATTTTCAGAGCAATTAAGTAAACTAAGAAAAGAAGCGAATTTAACACAGGAAGATTTGGCTGAAAAATGTGATGTTTCAAGGCAGGCGGTTGCAAAGTGGGAAGGTGGAGAAAGTCTTCCGGATGTTTATAAAATATCACAAATAGCCAAGACATTTGAAGTGTCGTTGGAGGAGCTTATTTGGGGAAAGGACCGACAAGATAGTCAGATGAGTATTGCCAGAGATATTTATATGCAATTTATTGATAATATGGAAAGCTTTCAATATGATGCGTATTCATCTAGTATAGGATTGTTAAAAAAGTTGAAGACATCAATTAGGAAATCTAGAATTGTATTCAAGAAAGAAATAGTCGATGGATTGTTAGCACAATTGGATGATTTCGGGATATATTATGGTGATGTTTGGTGTAAAGATGAATATCAAAGCATTTTTGCAGATGTGGAAAGTAATGGCCATGAAGTGAAAAAGAAGATATACATGGATAAGATAATGCCACATAAAGTTGAGGCTGTGGAGAACTTGTTAGCCGACTATTTAGAATTGCCATAAGAAGTTTGAGTGTTATTATTCGTTGGTTATTGGTATAATCAAAGGGATGGACAAAACCCTTAGTAGTAGGAATTTCCGTTTTACTACTATTTCTACTACTAACAGGTAGTCACAACTTGCTAAATTATGCTATAATTTGCCTATCTAACAACCAAATAACAATTTAACCATAACCCCGGAATATCCTGCAAAACAGGGCATTTCCGGGCAAAAAGGAGCAAACAATTACTATGATAAAAGTACTTTTCATCTGCCACGGCACTCTTTGAAGAACTCTTTAAAAAGTCAGTAAAATCAATGTTCGGAAGGTATTTGTGGGAGAGAAATAACCCGAAAATAACCCACAGATTTAAAATAATTATAAAATTTTGGGATGTGACATGATGAGAATGAAAGCTGTAAGATTTCTAATAGTGGAATCTTACAGCTTTTTCTATAAATGAAGTTGAAAGCAAAATATTTATAACATAATATAGAGTGTTGTAAATGTATAAAAAAGTAGATAGTTCATTGCATATGGATGTAACAAAAGATGTTTTTATTAAAATCCTAATACAGTGCTATAAGAATTAAGGAAACGTTTTGTGCAGGCTTTCCAAGGAAATTTTTTGTTATAGATAAATATTAGATACACAGCATAGAAACGGTGACTATTAATCATTATATATTTGTTGAAAATATTCCTATAAGGGAATATAATATAAGTGACGTTTTGTGCAAATATAGGAGGTTGGTTATGCAGTATTTAACGACTACAGAAATGGCAGAAAAATGGAACATCTCAAGACGGCGTGTAGCGGAATTATGCAGAAATGAACGAATAAATGGCGCCATACTCAAAGGGAAAACTTGGTTGATTCCAAGTGATGCAACAAAACCAGAGGATCCAAGAAGAAATCACAATTAAAGGAGTTTATTCCTAGAATGAATATTAAATTTGATGAAATGTTTAAGTTTAAAAAAGAATTATATTCGAAAACGGCATTGTTAAAGGCTGCGTATAATTTTTCTGACAGCAGTTACATTCATTTAGATGCAGATGAAGAATATTATTATGTGTCTATATCTCCTAAAACGGATAAGCAGATACTGTTAGAGAAAGATTTCATTAACGAAATGTTAGCTCAAAGCATTCGTCACGAAGTTTACAGACAAACTAAAAATATACGTGAATTAATGTTGGCAAGAGCTATGGCATCTAGTGTAATGGTTGAAAATGATTATGAGACGTTAGAGGAGCAAGAGTTGTTTTCAGAAGATGAAATATTAAAGGATTGGTTTGAAGAAAAATGATCTTATATCTACATTCTGAAATATATACAAAAGAAAAAATAGAATATACAAAATTTATATATAAGGACTATGCCCATATTGAAATAGAAAAAGAAAACGATTATTGGATAGTTATTCTAACAGAATGCAGATATGATGCTGTTTTAACTGGAAAAGCATTTGAAAATTATCTGATTGGATTGGAGAATTCATGATGAAGATGTTAGAAGGTATCATGATTATACTCATGCTTATTTTGTGTGTGCAGGCTGGTAAGACAGATATACGAGATGGAAAAGTATACAATAAAACATTATTGTTTTTTGGATTTATTGGAATAGCGTTAGATGTACTTTATTATTCGGCTTTCAACAAAACTATGTTTGTTCCATTCATGATCAATTTGGCAGTAATGATAGTAGCAAGTTTGGTGCTGTTTTATTCTCATTCTTTTGCGGGAGGAGACTGCAAGCTGTTAATGGTTCTTACTTTATTTTATCCTGCTAATTACTATATAAGTTATTCAGGAAGTCTTATTACAGTTGTGTTTACTGTAGGAATTGCATTGTTTTTTGGATATATCTATTTACTAGCTACATCTATATATGAATTGATAATTAAGAAAAATAACATGTCGGTATCATATGTAAAGGGATATTTCATGGCTTTCTTTAAGTCATTTGGAACGGCGATAGTGTATATAAGTGTTGTAACTTTAAGTGTATCCGTTTTAGCCTTTTGGGGAATAACTCTTCCAATTTGGCTTGTTCGTATACTATGCATATTAACATCATTAATTATAGGGAAATATCCATTTTTTAAGAAAAAAATTGTCATCGGTATGATGGTAGGTTTAGATCTCATTTTGTCTATTTTATTAAAGACCATACCATTTTCAATTCATCCAGAAAACTATGTTTTAGTCATTGTATTACTAGTATGCCAAATGACAATTAAAACGAGTCTATATCAGGAAGTCAAAATTTCAGATTTGAAAAAAGGAATGATTCTAACAATGGGTTCTTCTTTGCTTATGCAGAATTCCAGAGTAAGAGGATTACCTAAAATTTCATCAGAAGATTTACGAGATAGACTTACGGAAGATGAAATTGTTAGTATCAATAGATGGGCAAAATCACGTAAAATTGAATCGCTGTCTATTGTTAAAAAGATACCATTTGCCACATTTATAGCATGTGGATACATTTGTTATTTGATATTCTGGAGGATATTGAAATGGTGCTAAGAATTGATCAGTATAATGCTGGATTTAAGATTGTGTCTCTTGCAAAAGATGAAGAGACCTGTTGTGATTTATTGGGAGATCAATTGGATTTTGTATTTATAGAAAATGATATATTAGTATTATATCCAGAAAAAATAGTGTTGGTAGCATCTATTGATATAATATCTGAATTAAAAAAATATTCTAACTATGATGTTTTTGAAATATGGCCAGACGGCAGAATGTTTATGCGTTTTGATACCATGTCTTTAGATAATTTTTTCTTTGTGACGGGAAAATGTAATTCTAACTGTGTCATGTGTCCATCTCCTGAAATTATGAGAAAACAGGGTGAGGAAACAGACATCATAAAATTGATTGAACTTGCAAAACATATTCCTGCAAATGTGCGTCATTTAACGATTACTGGTGGTGAACCATTCCTAAGTGGGGAGAAAATATTTGAATTTATCTCTTTTCTTAGAGATAAATTTACCGATACAGAATGTTTGTTTTTGACAAATGGGAGAATATTTTCATTGGATAAATATGTTAGATTATTGCAAGAAAATATGCCATCAAGATCAATTTTTGCAATACCGTTACATGCAGCTGATGAAAACTTGCATGATAAAATAACGCAAGCAAGAGGCAGTTTCGCTCAAACAACATTGGGAATTAAACGAATGTTAAGATATGGGATGCATATTGAACTTAGAATTGTTGTTTCTAAATTAAATTGTCACAATCTAACGAAATTGGCACAATTTATTGTTCAAGAAATTTCTCAGATTGAATATGTTAGCGTGATAGCGATGGAAATGACAGGAAGTGCATACAAAAATAAGGACTTAGTATGGATATCCTATAGAGATGCGTTTGAATGTGCAAAAGATGCCATAAAATTATTGATTAGCAATGGGATAAATGTTAGATTGTATAATTTCCCTTTGTGTACTGTAAATTCTTCGTACTGGATGATATGTGAAAAGAGTATTTCTCCTAACAAAGTGCGTTATGGAGAAGTGTGCGAGGCATGTAATTATAAAAGTGCCTGTGGAGGAGTTTTTGCAGGAACGATTCAAATGGAGAAAGAAGAGTTGAAAGCTATATTATGAAGTTAAA
The DNA window shown above is from Blautia hansenii DSM 20583 and carries:
- a CDS encoding helix-turn-helix transcriptional regulator; this translates as MVFSEQLSKLRKEANLTQEDLAEKCDVSRQAVAKWEGGESLPDVYKISQIAKTFEVSLEELIWGKDRQDSQMSIARDIYMQFIDNMESFQYDAYSSSIGLLKKLKTSIRKSRIVFKKEIVDGLLAQLDDFGIYYGDVWCKDEYQSIFADVESNGHEVKKKIYMDKIMPHKVEAVENLLADYLELP
- a CDS encoding HxsD-like protein, whose amino-acid sequence is MILYLHSEIYTKEKIEYTKFIYKDYAHIEIEKENDYWIVILTECRYDAVLTGKAFENYLIGLENS
- a CDS encoding helix-turn-helix domain-containing protein; this translates as MQYLTTTEMAEKWNISRRRVAELCRNERINGAILKGKTWLIPSDATKPEDPRRNHN
- the hxsC gene encoding His-Xaa-Ser system radical SAM maturase HxsC, which codes for MVLRIDQYNAGFKIVSLAKDEETCCDLLGDQLDFVFIENDILVLYPEKIVLVASIDIISELKKYSNYDVFEIWPDGRMFMRFDTMSLDNFFFVTGKCNSNCVMCPSPEIMRKQGEETDIIKLIELAKHIPANVRHLTITGGEPFLSGEKIFEFISFLRDKFTDTECLFLTNGRIFSLDKYVRLLQENMPSRSIFAIPLHAADENLHDKITQARGSFAQTTLGIKRMLRYGMHIELRIVVSKLNCHNLTKLAQFIVQEISQIEYVSVIAMEMTGSAYKNKDLVWISYRDAFECAKDAIKLLISNGINVRLYNFPLCTVNSSYWMICEKSISPNKVRYGEVCEACNYKSACGGVFAGTIQMEKEELKAIL
- a CDS encoding integrase DNA-binding domain-containing protein; amino-acid sequence: MRLRLLREGESQCKDGRYRYTYYENGKQKAIYSWKLEAKDKLPVGKKDCVALRIQIENLQKKQLLYGRYSESSYTVLDLVERYIRYLL
- the hxsD gene encoding His-Xaa-Ser system protein HxsD, with protein sequence MNIKFDEMFKFKKELYSKTALLKAAYNFSDSSYIHLDADEEYYYVSISPKTDKQILLEKDFINEMLAQSIRHEVYRQTKNIRELMLARAMASSVMVENDYETLEEQELFSEDEILKDWFEEK